The sequence below is a genomic window from Methanosarcinales archaeon.
AAGGATCCAAAGCTCCTGCAGATGAAATGCTGCGGCCATGACCAATTGTGGCAGGGAGATAAAGAGACATTTGAAAAATTAAAGGAACAAAATATCAAACTTATCGAAGACAGCGGTATCGAGACCCTTGTCACTTCGTGTGCCGAATGCTACCGCACACTGAGCCAGGATTATGATCTGCCTATTGAAGTAGTCCATATCAGCCAGCTTTTGAATGATGCTGATCTGGGTATTGATTCCGGGATAAATGTTACATACCATGATGCATGCAGGCTGGGCCGGCACATGGGAGAATATGAGGCTCCACGAAATGCCCTGGCCTCTGCAGGGGCAAAGGTCAATGAAATGACACATAATAAAGAGAATGCCTGGTGCTGTGGTGTTTCGTCAGGTATGAACTGTAACGATAAGAGCAAGGCCCTGCGCAAGGCAAGACTGGACGAGGCTGCGGCCACCGGGGCAGAAGTGCTTATTACCTCGTGTCCCAAGTGCCTGGCACATCTGACCTGCATGAAGAATGAGCAGGAATCTGTTGAACATTACGATTTTGAGATCAAGGATATGGCAGTATTCCTTGCCGAGCAGCTGGAGGGTGAATAATATGAGTGAAGTTATTAAGGCAAGTAATCTGGATCCCACCTTCAGGCAGGAAGTCTTTGAAGAACCAGGGGCAGAGAAGATCACTCTGTGTTTCAACTGTACAGGCTGCACCTCCGGATGTCCCATGGCAGAGCAGGAACCTGAGTATAATATACGCAAATTCCTGAGAATGGCTAACCTGGGCATGAAGGACGAGCTGTTGAACAGCCCGTATATCTGGTACTGTACCACATGCTATAAATGTCAGGAACGGTGCCCTCAGGGTGTGCAGAATGTGGATGCCCTGCTCAAGATACGTACCATTGCGGTCCATGACGGCATCATACTGGGTCCCCATAAGAAGGTGGGCCAGATCGTGATAAAGCTGGGACATGCAGTACCCATTAATGACGATACAAAAGAGAAGAGGAAGAAACTGGGACTTGATGAGTTGCCTCCCACTGTACACAGGTTCCCTGACGCTTTAGACGAGGTCAAGAAGTTGATGCAAATTGTAGGATTTGATAAGATCGTGGCAGAGGAGGCTGAAAAATGACCAAATTATCATTTTTCCTGGGCTGCATAGCCCCCAATAGATATCCTGGTATCGAAGCCTCCACCAAGAAGACGTTGAATAAATTGGGCATTGAACTGGAGGACCTGGAAGGTGCTTCATGCTGTCCTGCTCCGGGAGTGTTCCGGTCCTTTGACAAGAACACCTGGCTCTCACTGGCATCCAGGAACATCACACTTTCGGAAGCCATGGGTGACGATATCCTGACAGTCTGCAACGGTTGTTTCGGCTCCCTGACAGATGCCAATAATGTACTGAAAGAAGATGCAGAGCTAAAAGCCGAGGTCAACAAGATACTGGCCCAGATCGGTAAGGAATTCAAAGGCACACAGGATGTGCGCCATATTGTTGAATACCTCTACCAGGAAGTGGGACCAGAAAAGATAAAGGAAGCAGTGACCAACCCGCTGGACCTTAGAGTGGCAGTGCATTACGGATGCCACCTTGTTAAACCAAGCAAGGAGCGGCATCTTGGATCTGTGGAGAAACCCACGTTCTTTGACGAACTGGTGGAAGCAACAGGGGCCACTTCAGTGGACTATGAGGATAAGATGGCTTGCTGCGGAGCCGGTGGTGGTGCCAGGACTGCGGTGATAGATACCACCCTGAAACTTGTTGACAAAAAACTTGATAATATGGAAGCAGCCAATGTGGACTGCGTAGTGGATGCATGTCCATTCTGCCATTTGCAGTTTGATGTGGGCCAGACAGAGATTAAGAAAAAATTTGAAAAGGAACACGGTATGCCTGTGCTGCACTATTCGCAGCTGCTGGGACTTGCCATGGGTTTTACCCCTGAGGAACTGGGTATCGACCAGAACTTTGTGGAAAATAGTAAATTTATTGAAAAAATCAGAGGTGGTGCGAAATGAGCAAACTAGTAGGTGCTGTGGCAGTGGCCGGCGGAGGTATAGCTGGTATCCAGAGCGCCATTGATCTGGCCAACAGCGGTCTGAAGGTGTATCTGATCGAGAAAGGTACCACCGTAGGCGGCAAGATGGCACAGCTGGACAAGACATTCCCCACGCTGGATTGTGCCATGTGTACGCTCTCCCCGAAACTGGCTGATGTGGCCCGGCACCCCAACATAGAATTACTAACCTACAGCGAGATCACCGGAATCGAAGGCGAAGCCGGAGATTTTACTGTCAGGGTGAAGAAGAAGGCAAGGTACGTGGACCCTGAGAAATGTACGGCATGCGAACTCTGTGTATCTAAATGCCCGGCCAAGGTACCTAATGAATATAATGAAGGCCAGGGTATGAGAAAAGCCATTTACCTGGCATTCCCCCAGGCTGTACCCAGGGTGTTCACAATTGATGCAGAACACTGTATATATCTGACAAAGGGTAAGTGCGGCAATTGCGCCAAGGTGTGCGAGAATGATGCCATCAATTATGAGGATAAGGACGAGGAGATCGAAATCAATGTGGGCAGTGTTATTCTCAATTCAGGGTTTGAGCCCTTTGACGCTTCCCAATTAGAACAATACAGGCTGGATCACCCCAATGTGGTCACTTCCCTGGAGTTCGAGAGGCAGTTGAGTTCATCCGGACCCTACGAGGGTCATGTGACCCTGGCAGACGGGACACACCCGAAGAAGATCGCATGGATACAGTGTATTGGCTCACGCAGTCCCGAGATCGGGCGCAAGAACTGCAGCAGTGTGTGCTGCATGTATGCCACCAAGGAAGCCATGGTTGCCATGGAGCATGATCCTGAGCTTGAGACAACCATATTCAATATCGATGTGCGAGCCTTTGGCAAAGGATTCGAGGAATTCTACCAAAAAGCAGATAAGGAGAAAGGCATACGCTATATCCGATCCCGACCTTCTGGCGTTGAAGTGGATCCACTGACCGATAAACTCTCATTGAAATATGAGGTGGAAGGGAACGGTATCAATCAGGAAGAGTTTGATATGGTAGTGCTGTCCATAGGCCTGACACCGTCTGAGAGCAGCAAAAAACTGGCAGAGATCGCAAAGATTGAAATGGATGATATGGGCTTTGTCAAGACCAAGATCGACAGTCCCCTGGAGACAAACAGGCCCGGTATCTTTGTGAGCGGTGCCATCCAGGGTCCCAAGGATATTCCTGATACCGTGGCAGACGCCAGCGGGGCAGCCAGCAAGGCATCCTCACTGTTGTCCAGTGAACGGGGTACTCTTGTTACCGAGAGGGAGTATCCGCCAGAGAAGAATATTGGCGATGAAGTGCGGACAGGTGTTTTGGTCTGCCGCTGCGGTATCAATATCGGCAGTATCGTTGACGTACCTGATGTGGTAGAGTATGTCAAGACACTGCCGGGTGTGGTGTTCGCTAAGGAAGAGGTGTATGCCTGCAGTACTGACAGTCTGGCTGGTATTGCTGATATGGTAAAGGAACATGACCTGAACCGCGTGGTTGTGGCATCGTGTACGCCCAGGACACATGAGCCCCTGTTCCAGGACACATTAATGGAAGCGGGGCTTAATCCGTATCTGTTCGAACTGGCAAATATCAGGGAACACTGCAGCTGGGTACATCAGAACGAAAAGGAAAAGGCCACCCAAAAGGCAAAGGATATTATCAGGATGAGCACGGCCAGGGCGAACCTGACCCAACCGTTGTACACGCAGAAGGTGGAATTCAATAAGGATGCGCTGGTACTGGGCGGCGGGATCGCCGGCATGACAGCGGCCCTGGACATTGCAGATAAGGGTTTCAATGTCACTCTGGTTGAGAAAGGACCAGAGCTTGGCGGGCTGCTTAAAACATATACCAGACTGCAGGACGGCCGTACTACAAAAGAGATATTAGATCCTATAATTGAGCGGGTGGAATCCCATCCAAATATCAATGTTTTAAAGGACGCCGAACTGGTGGAACTGGAAGGTTCCATGGGTAATTTCACAGGAAAGATCAAAGGTGTCAATGTGGAGGAAGAGATTCAGTCCGGTGTGGCTGTGATAGCTACCGGCACCACTGAACTGAAACCGGAAGGATACTTCTCATATGGGAAGTTCCCCAATATTATGACCGAGAGCGAACTTGAACAGAAGCTGGAAGAAGGTGTGGATGCCAGGAATATAGTGATCATCCAGTGTGCCGGCGGGCGCAATGATGATCGGCCCTATTGTTCCAGAGCATGCTGTACCGTGGCCATGAAGAATGCTATTCGACTCAAGGAAGAAGATCCTGATAGGAACGTGTACGTATTATACAGGGATATCAGGACATACGGCAAATGGGAAGAGCTATACACCAGAGCCAGGGAACTGGGCGTGGTGTTCATGCGCTATACCCAGGACCGGGAGCCCCAGGTCGAAGAAAAGACAATTACCGTATATGATCACCTGCTGGATATGGAATTCGAGATCGACTACGACCTTGCTGTACTTAGTGCGCCTATGGTGCCGCCAGAGACTAACGAGACCCTGGCGCCCCTGTTCAAGGTGCCGCTGGACGCTAACAGGTTCTTCCTGGAAGCGCATATCAAGTTGCGGCCCGTGGATTTTGCAACGGACGGCGTGTTCCTGTGCGGAACGGCCCAGGCACCAAAACTGGTGGATGAGGCTGTGTCCCAGGCATCAGCTGCCGCATCCCGGGCCACCACTATACTTTCAAGGGACTATCTTGAGACTATTGGCAATGTGTCTGTGGTTGACCCAGAACTATGCATCGGTTGCGGCCGCTGTACACTGGTATGCCCGTTCAATGCGCCTGAGCTTAAAGAGATCGTGGTTGAGACCGAGGAGATCATTTATACTACGAAGAAGAGTGAGATCAATCCTACCCTGTGCAAGGGCTGCGGGTCCTGTGCTGCCGAGTGTCCCACAGGGGCAATCACTCCCAAGCACTTCACCTCACCCCAGATCATGGCTGTGATCAAAGCATACGGGGAGGGGATACAATGAGCGAATTCGAACCAGATATACTTACCTTCTGCTGCAACTGGTGCAGCTATGCCGGGGCCGACCTGGCAGGCGTGTCCAGGCTGCAGTACCCTGCTAATAACAGGATTGTCAGGGTAATGTGCAGCAGCAGGATCGAACCATCCTTTATCCTGGAAGCGTTGAGAGAAGGCACAGACGGTATCCTGGTAACAGGATGCCATATTGGGGACTGCCACTATATTGAGGGCAATGTCCATACTGATGAGAGGATGAAGGAAATGGTAGATGCATTGGAACATCTGGGACTTGACGGTCGATTGCACCTGGAATGGGTGTCTGCCGCAGAGGGGAAGAAGTTCCAGGAAACACTAATCGGTTTTGTAGAAAAAATAAAGGCTTTAGGTCCCAGTCCATTAAAAAAAGGGGTGGATGATTAATATGACAGAACAAGAAGCAGTAACTGAAAATATAGAGGCAGAGGAACCCAGAATAGGGGCTTTCATCTGCGAATGCGGTGTGAACATAGGAGGTGCAGTGGACTGCCAGGCTGTGGCAGATTATATTAGCACCCTGCCTAATGTGACCACTGCGGTTGTTAATAAATACACATGCAGCGATGCCGGACAGGCAGAGATCAAGAATGCGATCAAGGAACTTGATCTGAACAGGGTGCTGGTAGCATCATGTACGCCCAAGACCCATGAGCCCATATTCAGGGCATGCGTGGAAGAGGCCGGATTGAACCCATACCTGTTCGAGTTTGTGAACATCAGGGAGCACTGCAGCTGGATACATATGTGGGAGAAGGAAGATGCAACCCACAAGGCCAAGGAACTGGTGCGCATGGGCGTGGCCAGGGCTGCAAAGCTTGAACCCTTGCAGTCCAGTGAAGTACCTGTGACAAATAAGGCGCTGGTCATCGGGGCCGGGGTTACAGGTATGCAGGCGGCACTGGATATCGGTGATATGGGATTCCAGGTGTATCTTGTGGAACAGGGACCTTCCATCGGCGGTAAGATGGCACAGCTGGATAAGACCTTCCCCACCAACGATTGCAGTATCTGTATCCTGGGTCCAAAGATGGTGGAAGTGGCCCGTAATCCTAATATCGAGATCATGAGCTACTCGGAAGTTGTAGAAGTAGACGGTTATGTGGGTAATTTCAAAGTGAAGGTGAAACACAAACCCAGGTACCTCAATATTGAAGATTGCAGTGGATGCGGATTGTGCACTGAAAAGTGCCCGATCGAGGTGCCCTATACCGAGTTCAATGAAGGTATCGGAACTCGAAAAGCCATCTACGTGCCTTTCCCCCAGGCAGTACCTTTGCGGGCTTTGGTGGACAAATCTGTGTGCATCGATTGTGGAGCTTGCATCAAGGCTTGTGAGCGCGGCGCCATTGATATGGAACAGGAAGAGACGTTCTCTGAACTGGATGTAGGCGTGATAATTGTAGCTGCGGGTTACGATGTATATGACCCCGAACCAAAGCACGAATACGGGTTCGGATTATACGATAATGTGATCACTACCATGGAGTTCGAGCGGCTCATCAATGCCAGCGGACCAACCATGGGTAAAGTGGTCAGGCCTTCTGATGTGCAGCCGCCCAAGCGCATCGGGTTTGTACAATGTGTGGGCAGCAGGGATAAGAACTCCAATATATATTGTTCCAGTTTCTGCTGCATGGCTTCCCTGAAGAATGCCCAGTTGATCAAGGAAAAATATCCTGACACTGAAGTATATATCATGTATATGGATATGAGAACGCCTTTCAGGATGTATGAGGAGTTCTATAACAGGGCTAGGGATTCTGGTATCAAGTTCATCAGGGGTAAACCGGCAGAGGTTACCGAGGATGAGAATAAAAATATCATTGCCAGGGTAGAGGATACCCTGACAGGTGAGATCGTGAACCTGGAACTGGACCTGATGGTATTGAGCGTAGGTGCGGTGTCTCCCGAGAGTACCGAGACCATACGGCAGATATTAAAAGTGAGCAGGGCCGCGGACGGGTTCATGATGGAAGCTCATCCAAAGTTGAAACCTGTGGACACTACACTGGATGGCATCTTTATCGGTGGCATGACCCAGGGACCAAAGGATATTCCGTATTCCATTTCACAGGGTAGTGCATGTGCAGCCAGAGCAACGCGGTTTTTGGCACAGGGCAAGGCGCTGACCGAGGGTATTACCGTAAAAGTGGACGAGGATATCTGTGTGGACTGCGGTGTGTGCGTACCCATGTGTCCATTCCAGGCTTTGTCTTTAGAGGACGGGAAGTTGAATATTCTCTCAGCCCTGTGCAAGGGCTGCGGTACGTGCGCCGTCGCCTGTCCGACAGGGGCATTGCAGCAAAGTCATTTCAAGAATGACCAGCTTCTGGCACAGGTTAAGAACGTATTCGCCTACGGGGAGGTATGATCATGCCTGAAACTGAATGGGAACCAAAGATCGTGGCCTTCTGTTGCAACTGGTGCAGTTATGGCGGTGCAGATACGGCCGGCATGGGCAGGTTCCAGCAGCCTGCATCCACCCGTGTTATACGGGTCATGTGTTCTGGACGTATTGATCCCCTGCATGTGTTCAATGCCTTTTTAGAGGGTGCGGATGCAGTGCTGGTTACAGGTTGCCACCTGGGCGACTGCCACTATGTGAATGGTAATGAAAAAGCCGAGTTAAAATACCAGTTCCTGGAAGAGATGGTGCATGAACTGGGACTGGAACCTGACAGGTTGCACCTGAACTGGATATCTGCCAGTGAGGGCGAGAGGTTCGCTAATTTCATCAATGATGTCACAGCTAAGGTGAAGGAACTGGGACCAAGTCCCTTAAAACCAGCAGGGGTGAGCTAAATGGTTGCAGTAGGTGATATGTTAGTGGGATATGCCACTGACGAAGATGTGCGAAAGCGCGGTGCTTCAGGCGGACTGGTTACTGCCGTACTGGCTGCAGCCCTGGAAAAAGGATTGGTTGAGGACGTGGTTGTCATGAAACATATCAATGAGTTTGAAGCAGTGCCTATTATTACTGATGATGTTGATGAGGTGCTGGCATCCACAGGCAGTCTTCATTCAGTACCTGTGAATCTGGCCAAGTATGCTAAGGGCCGCAAGGTGGCAATGCCTGCTAAACCTTGTGATGCACAGGCTGTTATTGAACAGAGCAAGCGCAATATGATCGATCTGGATACTACCTATATCGTGGGATTGAACTGCGGTGGCAGCATGCATCCGGTTGTTACCAAGAAGATGCTGGCCGAGATGTATGATATTGACCCTGATGATGTAGTCGGGGAAGAGATCGAAAAGGGAAAATTGATATTTAAGACAAAGGACGGCCAGGAGAAGGGTATTCCCATTGATGAACTGGAGGAAGCAGGTTTTGGACGGCGGGAAAGCTGCCGGTTTTGTACTATCAAAATACCGGTAAATGCTGATCTTGCCTGTGGAAACTGGGGCGTGATCGGGGATCTGGCTGGCAGTGCAACATTCTGTCAGGTGATGAACGATAAGGGTGTAAAACTTCTGGAGAACGCTATTGATGCGGGCCGTATCGAAGTGCAGCCTGCCAGTGATAAGGCAATTGCAATTCGCGAGAAGGTGAATAATGCAATGGTGAACCTGGGTAATACCCTGGAAGAGAAGATAATAACCGAGATACCTGATGAAGAACGACTGCAATATTATCTGGGCCAGATGGAGAACTGTATTGACTGCGGTGCTTGTAAGGAAGTGTGTCCTGTATGCTCCTGCGATGAGGATTCAAAATGTACTATGTTCCATTCCCTGGCAGATGATTACAAGATGAGCATGTACCACTTGGTGAGATTGCTGCACCTGACTGATAGCTGTATCGCATGCGGCCAGTGCAGTGATGTGTGTCCTTCTGATATTCCCATAACTATACTGCAGAGCAGGTTTGCTATTCCTGCGCAGCGTAAACGCAATTACCAGCCCGGGATGAATCTTGATCGTCCCCCCTTCTTCGAGGTGATGGTAAAATGAAAGGAATGATCTATCAGACCGTTTGTCCGGGCTGCAATATTGGCTGCGGGCTGTATATTAGAGAAGACGATGAAGGCACTGTTTCCGTGGATTTCATGAAGAGCAGTCCTGCTAACTTAGGTAAACTGTGCAGGTTCGGGATGCAGCTCCCCCACCACTACTCAAAAGCCATCAGCATGGTGGACAGTGTGGAAGCCAGTATCGAGGATGCAGTACAGGCAGCTTCCGGTAAGCTGAAGGGAGCCAAGGATGTTGCCATGCTCTCTGTGGGTGCCACTACCAGTGAGGAACACCTGGCATTTACCAGGGTTGCAGATGCGTTGGGTACAGTGGTGCATACAGGCATGGGAACTTATGCCGAACTGCCTCCTGAATGCCACGCTGCAGTAGGACAGGGTATTCCTCTGGAAGATGTAGAGCAGGCCGGCAAGATCGCATTGTTCATTGACCCATATACACAGTATCCGCTGATCATGAGGCGCCTTTTAGCTGCTAAACGAAATGGCGCCTCCATTATAGCTGTGGGACCAAAAAAGATCAAACTTGCAGATGAGACAAAGCACATCGGGCCTGACCAGTACGAGAGTGAACTGGGGCTTGACAGTGACTCCATGATCATCGCAGACGTGCATCCCCATTCAGACCCTGAGCATGTGAAACATCTGCTCAATCTGGCACTGATGACTGGTGCAAGGATAATGTTCATGAAGCCTTTTGTTGACTCGACAGGTGTACACCTGATAAGCAAGGGTACGGGCCAGAAGGGACTGCAGGAGATCATGGACGGTATCAATGAAGGCAGCATCAAGACACTTGTGACCCTGGATAGCGATCCTATTGAACTCATGCCCAATGGGGCAGAAGATATCTTGAAAAAGCTGGACAATCTGATCGTGATCAGTTCCAGGAACAGCCCTGTGACAAAATTGGCACATATTGTGATAGGCACAGAACCACTGTACGCAAAGGCAGGAAGTTTCATGAATACTGAAGGCCAGGTGCTCAAGAACAGCGGTGAGGGCACTGTTGGGGTCGATGCCCTTTCAACAATTGCCCAAAACCTGGGTGGGGAAGCATTTGACTGCCAGAGCCTGCACACCCATGTACTGGAGAACGTGGTAAAGGAGTACACAGGACCCAAGTACAAGAAGCTGTCATGCAAGATCATCGAGACTGCACCTGAGGAAGGCAAGGGTAACCTGATCAATGTGTACAATCCGTTCATGTGGTTCGACCAACCCGATGATAACGACTTTGTGATGGTGAATATGAACACAGTGAAAAGCCTTGGCCTGCGAAAAGGCGGCATGATCGCACTGACCTCCAACGGAGGTACTTTGAAGATGAGATATGCTGTTGCTGAGGTACCGGACG
It includes:
- a CDS encoding Coenzyme F420 hydrogenase/dehydrogenase, beta subunit C-terminal domain, with product MVAVGDMLVGYATDEDVRKRGASGGLVTAVLAAALEKGLVEDVVVMKHINEFEAVPIITDDVDEVLASTGSLHSVPVNLAKYAKGRKVAMPAKPCDAQAVIEQSKRNMIDLDTTYIVGLNCGGSMHPVVTKKMLAEMYDIDPDDVVGEEIEKGKLIFKTKDGQEKGIPIDELEEAGFGRRESCRFCTIKIPVNADLACGNWGVIGDLAGSATFCQVMNDKGVKLLENAIDAGRIEVQPASDKAIAIREKVNNAMVNLGNTLEEKIITEIPDEERLQYYLGQMENCIDCGACKEVCPVCSCDEDSKCTMFHSLADDYKMSMYHLVRLLHLTDSCIACGQCSDVCPSDIPITILQSRFAIPAQRKRNYQPGMNLDRPPFFEVMVK
- the hdrC gene encoding CoB--CoM heterodisulfide reductase subunit C, with the protein product MSEVIKASNLDPTFRQEVFEEPGAEKITLCFNCTGCTSGCPMAEQEPEYNIRKFLRMANLGMKDELLNSPYIWYCTTCYKCQERCPQGVQNVDALLKIRTIAVHDGIILGPHKKVGQIVIKLGHAVPINDDTKEKRKKLGLDELPPTVHRFPDALDEVKKLMQIVGFDKIVAEEAEK
- a CDS encoding CoB--CoM heterodisulfide reductase iron-sulfur subunit A family protein, which codes for MTEQEAVTENIEAEEPRIGAFICECGVNIGGAVDCQAVADYISTLPNVTTAVVNKYTCSDAGQAEIKNAIKELDLNRVLVASCTPKTHEPIFRACVEEAGLNPYLFEFVNIREHCSWIHMWEKEDATHKAKELVRMGVARAAKLEPLQSSEVPVTNKALVIGAGVTGMQAALDIGDMGFQVYLVEQGPSIGGKMAQLDKTFPTNDCSICILGPKMVEVARNPNIEIMSYSEVVEVDGYVGNFKVKVKHKPRYLNIEDCSGCGLCTEKCPIEVPYTEFNEGIGTRKAIYVPFPQAVPLRALVDKSVCIDCGACIKACERGAIDMEQEETFSELDVGVIIVAAGYDVYDPEPKHEYGFGLYDNVITTMEFERLINASGPTMGKVVRPSDVQPPKRIGFVQCVGSRDKNSNIYCSSFCCMASLKNAQLIKEKYPDTEVYIMYMDMRTPFRMYEEFYNRARDSGIKFIRGKPAEVTEDENKNIIARVEDTLTGEIVNLELDLMVLSVGAVSPESTETIRQILKVSRAADGFMMEAHPKLKPVDTTLDGIFIGGMTQGPKDIPYSISQGSACAARATRFLAQGKALTEGITVKVDEDICVDCGVCVPMCPFQALSLEDGKLNILSALCKGCGTCAVACPTGALQQSHFKNDQLLAQVKNVFAYGEV
- a CDS encoding (Fe-S)-binding protein, whose amino-acid sequence is MQLCYQCGKCTAICPVRRVIKTSPRNTIYQSNVYRTGSDDIWNCLTCNLCYDGCPQGVNYPEFVREEREGKQNGDLVHKGVFTALSELMVDLNKSRTSLEEAGNPDSKIGYYPGCLDFHNMFYNLDVDFRSIADSSMKLLDKMGKDPKLLQMKCCGHDQLWQGDKETFEKLKEQNIKLIEDSGIETLVTSCAECYRTLSQDYDLPIEVVHISQLLNDADLGIDSGINVTYHDACRLGRHMGEYEAPRNALASAGAKVNEMTHNKENAWCCGVSSGMNCNDKSKALRKARLDEAAATGAEVLITSCPKCLAHLTCMKNEQESVEHYDFEIKDMAVFLAEQLEGE
- a CDS encoding hydrogenase iron-sulfur subunit; translated protein: MSEFEPDILTFCCNWCSYAGADLAGVSRLQYPANNRIVRVMCSSRIEPSFILEALREGTDGILVTGCHIGDCHYIEGNVHTDERMKEMVDALEHLGLDGRLHLEWVSAAEGKKFQETLIGFVEKIKALGPSPLKKGVDD
- a CDS encoding CoB--CoM heterodisulfide reductase iron-sulfur subunit A family protein, which codes for MSKLVGAVAVAGGGIAGIQSAIDLANSGLKVYLIEKGTTVGGKMAQLDKTFPTLDCAMCTLSPKLADVARHPNIELLTYSEITGIEGEAGDFTVRVKKKARYVDPEKCTACELCVSKCPAKVPNEYNEGQGMRKAIYLAFPQAVPRVFTIDAEHCIYLTKGKCGNCAKVCENDAINYEDKDEEIEINVGSVILNSGFEPFDASQLEQYRLDHPNVVTSLEFERQLSSSGPYEGHVTLADGTHPKKIAWIQCIGSRSPEIGRKNCSSVCCMYATKEAMVAMEHDPELETTIFNIDVRAFGKGFEEFYQKADKEKGIRYIRSRPSGVEVDPLTDKLSLKYEVEGNGINQEEFDMVVLSIGLTPSESSKKLAEIAKIEMDDMGFVKTKIDSPLETNRPGIFVSGAIQGPKDIPDTVADASGAASKASSLLSSERGTLVTEREYPPEKNIGDEVRTGVLVCRCGINIGSIVDVPDVVEYVKTLPGVVFAKEEVYACSTDSLAGIADMVKEHDLNRVVVASCTPRTHEPLFQDTLMEAGLNPYLFELANIREHCSWVHQNEKEKATQKAKDIIRMSTARANLTQPLYTQKVEFNKDALVLGGGIAGMTAALDIADKGFNVTLVEKGPELGGLLKTYTRLQDGRTTKEILDPIIERVESHPNINVLKDAELVELEGSMGNFTGKIKGVNVEEEIQSGVAVIATGTTELKPEGYFSYGKFPNIMTESELEQKLEEGVDARNIVIIQCAGGRNDDRPYCSRACCTVAMKNAIRLKEEDPDRNVYVLYRDIRTYGKWEELYTRARELGVVFMRYTQDREPQVEEKTITVYDHLLDMEFEIDYDLAVLSAPMVPPETNETLAPLFKVPLDANRFFLEAHIKLRPVDFATDGVFLCGTAQAPKLVDEAVSQASAAASRATTILSRDYLETIGNVSVVDPELCIGCGRCTLVCPFNAPELKEIVVETEEIIYTTKKSEINPTLCKGCGSCAAECPTGAITPKHFTSPQIMAVIKAYGEGIQ
- a CDS encoding hydrogenase iron-sulfur subunit, with translation MPETEWEPKIVAFCCNWCSYGGADTAGMGRFQQPASTRVIRVMCSGRIDPLHVFNAFLEGADAVLVTGCHLGDCHYVNGNEKAELKYQFLEEMVHELGLEPDRLHLNWISASEGERFANFINDVTAKVKELGPSPLKPAGVS
- the hdrB gene encoding CoB--CoM heterodisulfide reductase subunit B is translated as MTKLSFFLGCIAPNRYPGIEASTKKTLNKLGIELEDLEGASCCPAPGVFRSFDKNTWLSLASRNITLSEAMGDDILTVCNGCFGSLTDANNVLKEDAELKAEVNKILAQIGKEFKGTQDVRHIVEYLYQEVGPEKIKEAVTNPLDLRVAVHYGCHLVKPSKERHLGSVEKPTFFDELVEATGATSVDYEDKMACCGAGGGARTAVIDTTLKLVDKKLDNMEAANVDCVVDACPFCHLQFDVGQTEIKKKFEKEHGMPVLHYSQLLGLAMGFTPEELGIDQNFVENSKFIEKIRGGAK